From one Cyanobacterium stanieri PCC 7202 genomic stretch:
- a CDS encoding protein of unknown function DUF820 (PFAM: Protein of unknown function (DUF820)~COGs: COG4636 conserved hypothetical protein~InterPro IPR008538~KEGG: ana:all4142 hypothetical protein~PFAM: protein of unknown function DUF820~SPTR: All4142 protein), with translation MVIALEKKISLAEFLNLPETKPAQEYIDGNIYPKIMPQGKHSRLQTRLSTAINQAGESDNLVLALTELRCTFANRSMVPDISVFLWGNIPLDDQEEIIDRFQIPPDWIIEILSPEQSPNSVINKIIFCLNHGTKLGWFIDTKDKSVMIFQANKLPEIKYGDDRLITLNVLRNWHISVNEFFNWLKLSN, from the coding sequence ATGGTAATTGCTTTAGAAAAAAAAATTTCCCTAGCAGAGTTTTTAAATTTACCAGAAACCAAACCAGCACAAGAATATATCGACGGTAATATTTACCCAAAAATTATGCCCCAAGGGAAACATAGTCGTTTACAAACTCGTTTGTCTACTGCCATTAATCAAGCGGGTGAATCTGATAATTTGGTTTTGGCACTAACTGAGTTAAGATGTACCTTTGCTAATCGTTCAATGGTTCCTGATATTAGCGTTTTTTTATGGGGAAATATCCCTTTGGATGACCAGGAAGAAATAATTGATCGTTTTCAAATTCCTCCTGATTGGATTATTGAAATCTTATCTCCTGAACAATCTCCCAATAGTGTGATTAACAAAATTATTTTTTGTTTAAATCATGGCACAAAATTGGGTTGGTTTATTGATACCAAAGATAAATCAGTGATGATTTTTCAAGCAAATAAACTGCCAGAAATTAAATACGGTGATGATCGGCTAATCACATTAAATGTTTTGCGCAATTGGCATATTTCCGTTAATGAGTTTTTTAATTGGTTAAAATTGAGTAACTGA
- a CDS encoding hypothetical protein (KEGG: syp:SYNPCC7002_F0081 hypothetical protein~SPTR: Putative uncharacterized protein), with the protein MLKPQDIVVLLKVHCLGDEWTYQQLAESIKASSSVVYEALKRCEECHLYNTKRRRILNGALLEFLEHGLKYVFPAKGGALVRGVPTAHSAKPLKDLLMTNDNSIYVWASGKGKVKGQEIIPLYRSVPDVINGDREFYELLSLVDSLRIGKRREIELAIIELDKRLNG; encoded by the coding sequence ATGTTAAAACCTCAAGATATAGTAGTTTTATTGAAAGTTCATTGTTTAGGGGATGAATGGACTTATCAGCAATTAGCAGAAAGTATTAAGGCCAGTTCATCGGTGGTATATGAGGCTTTAAAACGTTGTGAAGAATGTCATTTGTATAATACCAAGAGACGAAGAATTTTAAATGGGGCTTTACTAGAATTTTTAGAACATGGGTTAAAGTATGTTTTTCCTGCTAAGGGAGGGGCATTAGTACGAGGTGTGCCCACCGCTCATTCAGCTAAACCGTTAAAGGATTTATTAATGACCAACGATAATTCTATCTATGTTTGGGCTTCAGGTAAAGGTAAAGTCAAAGGACAAGAAATTATCCCTTTATATCGCTCAGTGCCAGATGTGATAAACGGTGATCGAGAATTTTATGAGTTGTTGTCTTTGGTGGATAGTTTGCGCATAGGGAAAAGAAGAGAAATTGAATTGGCTATCATAGAGTTAGATAAGAGGTTAAATGGTTAA
- a CDS encoding hypothetical protein (KEGG: gem:GM21_0377 hypothetical protein~SPTR: Putative uncharacterized protein) has protein sequence MVNPQIKNLERVAELLAPIPTRFIFTGGATIILYVYEILHDELRPTLDVDCVMEVFSRVEYYALAQKLREIGLEEYVTKDAPLCRWKYDNLVIDIMPCDSNILGFTNRWYREGLSNCINYTLPNGRIIEIFAPVYLLATKVEAFLGRGKDLRLSKDIEDVIILLDGCEGLEASFYEASAEVQQFLSTWFLDNLRQLEEAVFCFVPASSVGREDIVIDLLDKFAHIRS, from the coding sequence ATGGTTAATCCGCAGATTAAAAATTTAGAAAGAGTAGCTGAACTGTTAGCACCTATTCCCACTCGATTTATTTTTACTGGTGGGGCAACTATTATCTTATATGTATATGAAATCCTACACGATGAACTTCGTCCGACTTTAGATGTTGATTGTGTCATGGAAGTATTTTCAAGGGTAGAGTATTATGCTTTGGCACAAAAGCTACGGGAAATAGGATTGGAGGAATATGTTACTAAAGATGCTCCTTTATGTCGATGGAAATACGATAATCTAGTTATTGACATTATGCCTTGTGATAGTAATATTCTCGGTTTTACTAATCGCTGGTATAGGGAAGGACTCAGTAATTGTATAAATTATACTTTGCCTAATGGACGGATAATTGAAATTTTTGCTCCTGTTTATTTATTAGCAACTAAAGTAGAGGCTTTTTTGGGGCGAGGGAAGGATTTACGTTTATCTAAGGATATTGAAGATGTAATTATTTTGCTCGATGGTTGTGAGGGGTTAGAAGCTAGTTTTTATGAGGCGAGTGCTGAGGTGCAACAATTTTTAAGCACTTGGTTTCTAGATAATCTTCGTCAACTGGAGGAAGCTGTTTTCTGTTTTGTACCGGCTTCCAGTGTGGGGCGCGAAGATATAGTAATTGATTTGCTTGATAAGTTTGCTCATATCAGGAGTTAG
- a CDS encoding 5-oxoprolinase (ATP-hydrolysing) (PFAM: Hydantoinase/oxoprolinase; Hydantoinase B/oxoprolinase; Hydantoinase/oxoprolinase N-terminal region~COGs: COG0146 N-methylhydantoinase B/acetone carboxylase alpha subunit~InterPro IPR008040:IPR002821:IPR003692~KEGG: syp:SYNPCC7002_A2513 N-methylhydantoinase A; 5-oxoprolinase~PFAM: Hydantoinase B/oxoprolinase; Hydantoinase/oxoprolinase; Hydantoinaseoxoprolinase domain protein~PRIAM: 5-oxoprolinase (ATP-hydrolyzing)~SPTR: Hydantoinase/oxoprolinase domain family protein), with protein MKNNQWQFWIDRGGTFTDVVALTPEKTVITHKLLSENPDQYSDAAVEGIRLLMGIPQGQSLPLANIEVIKMGTTVATNALLERKGERVVLVTNEGFRDALRIGYQHRPNIFAREIILPSMVYEQIIEVSARYCSHGEELSPLDEKKAIEDLQRVYDQGIRCCAVVLLHGYRYPDHEKSIGAIARKLGFTQISLSHEVSPLMKLVSRGDTTVVDAYLSPILRRYVEQVQQEMANRGQKDTLPKLMFMQSNGGLVSASQFQGKDSILSGPAGGIVGAVKTCQKAGINKIVTFDMGGTSTDVAHFNGEYERTLDTEIAGVRLRTPMMAIDTVAAGGGSICTFDGLNYRVGPESAGANPGPACYGKGGDLTITDCNLFLGKIQAQFFPQIFGKDGKSPLDIEIVKQKFIDLQNQLDNPISTEEIASGFLQIAVEKMAIALKKVSLQKGYNISEYTLCCFGGAGGQHACLIAESLGIKNIIIHPLAGVLSAYGIGLADIRIIKEKSQEKTLNSSLITALNQDFEQLKQETLSELSHQVNKIEPEKITYKQKIYLKYQGTDSPLEIDYKNYSEIIQQFNQAHKKLYGFILENKPLIVEQISLELINPTYQDEVPEITHKQVNQLTPITHVQLYSKNQWHNTPVFQRQEIPAHQPIIGPALIIESTGTNVIELGWQGVITEDNNLMITAVDNQVESHDISSEKKVVEKDLILLEIFNNLFRFIAEEMGITLQKTSYSVNIKERLDFSCAIFDQKGQLVANAPHIPVHLGSMGETVKALINSKGNQLKKGDVYISNNPYNGGTHLPDITAITPVFINSEKPDFFVASRGHHSDIGGITPGSMPPMSKTIEEEGILIDNFCLVEAGKLREKELRELLTNHPYPVRNYQQNLADLQAQIAANEKGLQELTKLADYYGLETVKQYMDFAQENAEECVKDAIKLLKNGQFTSYLDNGAKISVTVTINEKKDQATIDFTGTSAPLDNNFNAPMSVCKAVVLYVFRTLVDKDIPLNAGCLKPLEIIIPPDCFLNPQYPCAVVAGNVETSQQITNCLYGALGIMANSQGTMNNFTFGNDKYQYYETICGGSGAGYNYHGTDAIQTHMTNSRLTDPEVLEWRFPVRLDSFSIRRGSGGKGDFRGGDGVIRQIRFLESMTAAILSSHRRIPPSGLNGGGKGAVGKNYVIRENGEIETLGSTGEVRMNVNDVFVIETPGGGGINN; from the coding sequence GTGAAAAATAATCAATGGCAATTTTGGATTGATAGGGGTGGTACTTTTACTGATGTGGTTGCCCTTACCCCAGAAAAAACAGTAATTACCCATAAACTATTATCAGAAAATCCTGATCAATATTCTGATGCTGCGGTAGAAGGTATCAGGCTATTAATGGGGATTCCTCAAGGGCAATCTCTTCCTCTGGCAAATATTGAAGTGATCAAAATGGGAACCACAGTAGCCACTAATGCCCTTTTAGAAAGGAAAGGGGAAAGAGTGGTATTAGTTACCAATGAGGGTTTTCGGGATGCGTTGCGTATTGGTTATCAACATCGCCCCAATATTTTCGCCCGAGAAATTATTTTGCCTTCTATGGTATATGAGCAGATAATCGAAGTCTCTGCCCGTTACTGCTCCCATGGCGAGGAGTTAAGCCCCCTTGATGAGAAAAAAGCAATTGAAGATTTGCAACGAGTATATGACCAAGGAATCAGGTGCTGTGCTGTTGTTTTGCTCCATGGTTATCGTTACCCAGATCATGAAAAATCCATAGGTGCGATCGCCCGTAAGCTCGGATTTACACAGATTTCCCTCTCCCATGAAGTTAGCCCCCTGATGAAATTAGTTAGTAGGGGAGATACCACCGTAGTAGATGCCTACTTATCGCCCATCTTACGCCGTTATGTGGAGCAAGTACAACAGGAAATGGCAAACCGAGGACAAAAAGATACCTTACCCAAGCTGATGTTTATGCAGTCCAATGGGGGGTTAGTTAGCGCATCCCAATTCCAAGGTAAAGATAGCATCCTATCAGGCCCGGCGGGGGGCATTGTGGGGGCGGTAAAAACCTGTCAAAAAGCAGGAATTAACAAAATTGTCACCTTTGACATGGGAGGTACTTCCACTGATGTCGCCCACTTTAACGGCGAATACGAGCGCACCTTAGACACCGAAATTGCAGGGGTAAGACTACGCACCCCCATGATGGCAATCGATACCGTAGCCGCTGGAGGAGGCTCTATCTGTACTTTTGATGGTTTAAATTATCGAGTAGGACCAGAGTCAGCGGGGGCAAATCCCGGCCCTGCTTGTTACGGCAAAGGAGGAGATTTAACCATAACTGACTGTAACTTATTTTTAGGTAAGATACAAGCCCAATTTTTTCCTCAAATTTTCGGCAAAGATGGTAAATCACCCTTAGATATAGAAATAGTTAAACAGAAATTTATTGATCTGCAAAATCAATTAGATAATCCCATTTCTACCGAAGAAATTGCCTCGGGCTTTCTACAAATAGCCGTAGAAAAAATGGCGATCGCCCTTAAAAAGGTATCGTTACAAAAAGGTTATAATATCAGCGAATATACCCTCTGTTGTTTTGGTGGTGCAGGAGGACAACACGCCTGTTTAATCGCCGAATCTTTAGGCATCAAAAATATCATTATCCATCCCCTCGCTGGAGTCTTATCAGCTTACGGTATTGGCTTGGCAGATATTCGCATCATCAAAGAAAAAAGCCAAGAAAAAACCTTAAACTCCTCCCTCATCACAGCATTAAACCAAGACTTTGAGCAACTAAAACAAGAAACCCTCAGCGAATTATCCCACCAAGTAAACAAAATTGAGCCCGAAAAAATTACCTATAAACAAAAAATATATCTCAAATATCAAGGCACAGATTCACCCCTAGAAATAGACTATAAAAACTATTCAGAAATTATCCAACAATTTAACCAAGCCCATAAAAAACTTTACGGTTTTATCCTCGAAAATAAACCTCTTATTGTCGAACAAATTTCCCTCGAATTAATTAACCCCACCTATCAGGATGAAGTACCCGAAATAACTCACAAACAAGTAAACCAACTAACCCCCATTACCCATGTACAACTTTATAGCAAAAATCAATGGCATAATACCCCCGTTTTCCAACGGCAAGAAATTCCAGCACATCAACCTATCATAGGCCCTGCATTAATCATCGAATCCACAGGTACCAACGTTATCGAATTAGGTTGGCAAGGGGTAATCACCGAGGATAATAATTTAATGATTACAGCCGTTGATAATCAAGTAGAAAGTCATGATATATCTTCCGAGAAAAAAGTAGTTGAAAAAGATTTAATTTTACTAGAAATTTTTAATAATCTTTTCCGCTTTATTGCCGAAGAAATGGGTATTACCTTACAAAAAACCAGCTACTCAGTCAACATAAAAGAAAGACTTGATTTTTCCTGTGCAATTTTTGACCAAAAAGGGCAATTAGTAGCCAACGCTCCTCATATTCCTGTACATCTCGGCTCCATGGGTGAAACAGTAAAAGCTCTTATTAATAGTAAGGGAAATCAACTAAAAAAAGGAGACGTTTATATTAGTAATAACCCCTACAATGGAGGAACTCATTTACCCGATATTACCGCCATCACTCCCGTATTTATCAACTCAGAAAAACCAGACTTTTTTGTAGCTTCTAGGGGACACCATAGCGACATCGGGGGAATTACTCCCGGTTCCATGCCTCCTATGAGTAAAACCATCGAAGAAGAAGGCATTTTAATCGATAATTTCTGTTTAGTAGAAGCAGGAAAACTAAGAGAAAAAGAACTACGGGAATTACTAACAAATCATCCCTATCCTGTACGCAATTATCAGCAAAATTTAGCCGATTTACAAGCACAAATTGCCGCCAATGAAAAAGGCTTACAAGAGTTAACAAAACTGGCAGACTATTACGGCTTAGAAACCGTTAAACAATATATGGACTTTGCCCAAGAAAATGCCGAAGAGTGCGTAAAAGATGCCATCAAATTACTAAAAAATGGTCAATTTACCAGCTACTTGGATAATGGTGCCAAAATCAGCGTGACAGTAACCATTAATGAGAAAAAAGATCAGGCTACCATCGATTTTACAGGTACATCAGCGCCCCTAGACAACAATTTTAACGCTCCCATGTCCGTATGTAAGGCAGTGGTTTTATATGTATTTCGTACCCTTGTGGACAAAGATATTCCCCTGAATGCAGGATGTCTCAAACCCCTCGAAATTATTATTCCCCCTGACTGCTTCCTAAATCCTCAATATCCTTGTGCTGTGGTGGCAGGAAATGTGGAAACCTCCCAACAAATAACCAATTGTCTCTATGGCGCTTTGGGTATCATGGCAAACTCCCAAGGTACCATGAATAATTTTACTTTTGGTAATGACAAATATCAATACTATGAAACCATCTGCGGAGGTTCAGGGGCAGGATATAATTACCATGGTACAGATGCTATCCAAACTCACATGACTAACTCCAGATTAACAGATCCTGAAGTTTTGGAGTGGCGTTTTCCTGTACGCCTAGATTCTTTTTCTATCCGCAGGGGTAGCGGTGGTAAGGGAGACTTTCGAGGGGGTGATGGGGTAATCCGTCAAATTCGCTTTTTGGAATCCATGACAGCGGCTATTTTATCCAGTCATCGTCGGATACCTCCATCGGGTTTAAATGGCGGTGGTAAGGGCGCTGTGGGTAAAAATTATGTCATCAGGGAAAATGGGGAGATAGAAACCCTTGGTAGCACTGGTGAAGTCAGAATGAATGTTAATGATGTGTTTGTCATTGAAACACCGGGAGGGGGAGGAATCAATAATTAA
- a CDS encoding adenosylcobinamide kinase (PFAM: Cobinamide kinase / cobinamide phosphate guanyltransferase~COGs: COG2087 Adenosyl cobinamide kinase/adenosyl cobinamide phosphate guanylyltransferase~InterPro IPR003203~KEGG: mar:MAE_36880 adenosylcobinamide kinase/adenosylcobinamide-phosphate guanylyltransferase~PFAM: cobalbumin biosynthesis protein~SPTR: Similar to tr|Q8YSB5|Q8YSB5) — translation MTKITLVTGAASSGKSEWAESLAKNQSQQVIYIATAQKIESDTEWMTKIQIHQQRRPQSWQCLEVPFQLSNAIDKCDNHHLILIDSLGTWVANFIEKEDTFWQQQSEQLLSSLASSNNHIILVAEETGWGVIPAYKMGRLFRNRLGSLTRQIGQLADEVFLVVAGYAVDISKIGVNIDAKP, via the coding sequence ATGACAAAAATTACTTTAGTAACAGGGGCAGCCAGTAGCGGAAAAAGTGAGTGGGCAGAATCCCTCGCCAAAAACCAATCCCAACAAGTTATTTATATCGCCACGGCTCAAAAAATAGAATCTGATACAGAATGGATGACAAAAATTCAAATTCATCAACAAAGAAGACCTCAGTCATGGCAATGTTTAGAAGTTCCTTTTCAGTTATCTAATGCTATTGATAAATGTGACAATCATCACCTAATATTAATTGACTCTTTGGGGACGTGGGTAGCTAATTTTATAGAAAAAGAAGATACTTTCTGGCAACAACAATCAGAACAATTATTAAGCAGTTTAGCAAGTAGTAATAATCATATAATTTTGGTGGCAGAAGAAACAGGCTGGGGGGTGATTCCTGCCTACAAAATGGGGCGTTTATTTCGTAATCGTCTTGGTAGTTTAACCCGTCAAATCGGACAACTTGCTGATGAGGTTTTCTTGGTAGTTGCAGGTTATGCCGTGGATATTAGTAAAATTGGGGTAAATATTGATGCTAAGCCCTAA
- a CDS encoding Excinuclease ABC subunit C (PFAM: UvrB/uvrC motif; UvrC Helix-hairpin-helix N-terminal; GIY-YIG catalytic domain~TIGRFAM: excinuclease ABC, C subunit~COGs: COG0322 Nuclease subunit of the excinuclease complex~InterProIPR000305:IPR001943:IPR001162:IPR000445:IPR 004791:IPR003583~KEGG: cyh:Cyan8802_1120 excinuclease ABC, C subunit~PFAM: excinuclease ABC C subunit domain protein; Excinuclease ABC C subunit domain protein; UvrB/UvrC protein; helix-hairpin-helix motif~SMART: Excinuclease ABC C subunit domain protein; Helix-hairpin-helix DNA-binding class 1~SPTR: UvrABC system protein C;~TIGRFAM: excinuclease ABC, C subunit): MIAHYPLPKLKDLPSDAGVYFMRDRTGEILYIGKAKNLRKRVSSYFAPSQRHSNRIALMVSQIRDIDFIVTDTEAEALALEANLIKQHQPHFNVLLKDDKKYPYVCITWSEKYPRIFITRKRRVKSRGDRYYGPYTDTRGLRHTLDLIKGNFALRQRPKPLHKDRPCLNYDMGKCPGVCQNLISSQEYRQTIQKIALIFQGRTNELISQLRQQMEKAAENLDFEKAAKYRDQIHSLEQLFATQKVALPDDTISQDAIALAQDEQHTCIQLFQIRAGRLVGRLGFYTDNGKETEAGEILQRVLEQHYQQIEPLEIPSEILVQHPLEDAEMLMEWLGEKTGKKITIINPQRQIKAELIAMVEKNAHIELEKTQKSALINLEAMEDLAQILGLKHLPKHIEGYDISHLQGSNAVASRVVFIDGQPAKQYYRHYKIKNPTITIGHSDDFLSLQEVIRRRFSGNDPRPDLIMIDGGKGQLSAVCEVLEELTLTGKLKVISLAKKREEIFLPKQSQPLPTDAEQAGVQLLRRLRDEAHRFAVTFHRQQRLKASRRSQLDQIPGLGFERQKRLLAHFHSVDYIREASVKQIQAVDGIGVSLAENIYDYFHPS, encoded by the coding sequence ATGATTGCCCATTATCCCTTACCAAAATTAAAGGATTTGCCCTCGGATGCGGGGGTTTATTTTATGCGCGATCGCACCGGGGAGATATTATATATAGGTAAGGCAAAAAATTTACGCAAAAGGGTGTCATCCTATTTTGCCCCTTCCCAGAGACATAGTAACCGTATAGCTTTGATGGTGTCTCAGATACGGGATATTGATTTTATCGTTACCGACACCGAAGCCGAAGCCTTGGCATTGGAAGCGAATTTAATCAAGCAACATCAACCCCATTTTAATGTGTTGCTCAAGGATGATAAGAAGTATCCTTATGTGTGTATTACTTGGTCTGAAAAATATCCTCGCATTTTTATCACCCGCAAAAGAAGGGTAAAAAGTAGGGGCGATCGCTACTATGGACCTTATACTGATACTAGGGGATTACGGCATACCCTCGACTTAATTAAGGGCAATTTTGCCCTCAGACAGCGCCCCAAGCCGTTACATAAAGATAGACCCTGTTTAAACTATGATATGGGAAAATGCCCTGGGGTATGTCAAAATTTGATTTCCTCCCAAGAATATCGGCAAACTATCCAAAAAATTGCCCTAATTTTTCAAGGGCGGACAAATGAACTAATTAGTCAGTTGCGGCAACAAATGGAAAAGGCTGCGGAAAATCTTGATTTTGAGAAGGCGGCAAAATATCGAGATCAAATCCATAGTTTAGAGCAATTATTTGCAACCCAAAAGGTAGCTTTACCTGATGATACCATATCCCAAGATGCGATCGCCCTTGCCCAAGATGAACAACATACCTGTATCCAACTATTCCAAATTAGGGCGGGGCGTTTGGTGGGTAGATTAGGCTTTTATACCGATAATGGCAAGGAAACGGAAGCCGGGGAAATCTTACAAAGGGTATTGGAACAACATTATCAACAAATCGAACCCTTGGAGATTCCCTCGGAAATTTTGGTACAACATCCCCTCGAGGATGCGGAAATGTTGATGGAATGGTTGGGGGAAAAAACAGGTAAAAAAATCACCATCATTAACCCCCAAAGACAAATCAAAGCCGAGTTAATCGCCATGGTGGAAAAAAATGCCCACATTGAATTGGAAAAAACCCAAAAATCCGCCCTCATTAACCTCGAAGCCATGGAGGATTTAGCCCAAATTCTTGGTTTAAAACACCTTCCTAAACACATCGAAGGGTATGACATATCCCACCTCCAAGGTTCCAATGCCGTGGCTTCTAGGGTGGTATTTATCGATGGACAACCTGCCAAACAATATTATCGCCATTACAAAATTAAAAACCCCACCATCACCATCGGGCATTCCGACGACTTTTTATCGTTGCAGGAGGTCATTAGAAGGCGTTTTTCGGGCAATGACCCCCGTCCTGACCTAATTATGATTGATGGGGGAAAAGGGCAACTCTCGGCGGTATGTGAGGTGCTAGAGGAGTTAACTTTAACAGGTAAGCTGAAGGTCATTAGTTTGGCGAAAAAAAGGGAGGAGATATTTTTACCGAAGCAATCCCAACCGTTACCCACAGATGCTGAACAGGCAGGGGTACAATTATTGAGGAGGTTAAGGGATGAAGCTCACCGTTTCGCTGTTACCTTCCACCGACAACAACGATTAAAGGCTTCGAGGCGATCGCAACTTGACCAAATCCCCGGTTTAGGGTTTGAACGCCAAAAACGTCTCCTAGCCCATTTTCACTCGGTGGATTACATCAGGGAAGCCAGTGTAAAGCAAATTCAAGCAGTGGATGGTATCGGGGTTAGTTTGGCTGAAAATATTTACGACTACTTCCACCCTAGTTAA
- a CDS encoding hypothetical protein (KEGG: avi:Avi_3869 Ca 2+ binding protein~SPTR: Ca 2+ binding protein): protein MKNNLVKLYTAGALVTAVSVLAPLPANAIQLTLGGGDFINIATYGALFTGEEFEIDLGLPFDGIYNSDGALITKAEFDDNSGFANNFIPPNGFARADINSTNISAILGNYTTNIGVARIRSVDLTNTDWFLPTTPTGPDVSFPATNTFDVLPAFGNFIEIDDPAIPGSSITPDLAIRLLSITTSQNNSLLTPGAQIGVGFSGIVEFITTGSDGQQVRLGTGSFSTTFPSSGSSEVEGSAIFSFVVDPDQVKVPEASPVSGLIGLGLLGSVLALKKKVQRV, encoded by the coding sequence ATGAAAAATAACTTAGTTAAACTATATACAGCTGGGGCTTTGGTGACAGCTGTAAGTGTACTTGCCCCTCTCCCGGCTAACGCCATACAACTTACATTGGGGGGTGGTGATTTCATAAATATTGCAACCTATGGTGCTCTGTTTACAGGGGAGGAGTTCGAAATAGATCTCGGCTTACCATTCGATGGTATTTATAACTCTGATGGTGCACTTATTACCAAGGCAGAATTTGATGATAATTCCGGTTTCGCAAATAACTTTATCCCACCTAACGGATTTGCGAGGGCTGATATTAATAGTACAAACATTTCCGCCATTTTAGGCAATTACACCACAAATATCGGCGTTGCTAGAATAAGAAGTGTTGACCTAACCAATACAGATTGGTTTCTCCCAACTACCCCTACTGGACCTGATGTTAGCTTTCCTGCAACAAACACTTTCGATGTCTTGCCCGCCTTCGGTAATTTTATTGAAATAGATGATCCTGCTATTCCTGGCAGTAGCATCACACCTGATTTGGCAATTCGTCTATTATCTATTACTACGAGCCAAAATAATAGTCTATTGACACCTGGAGCTCAGATTGGCGTGGGCTTCAGCGGAATAGTAGAATTTATTACTACTGGTTCAGATGGTCAACAAGTGAGACTAGGAACAGGCTCTTTTTCTACTACCTTTCCTTCAAGTGGTAGTTCTGAAGTTGAGGGTTCAGCTATCTTTAGTTTTGTCGTTGATCCTGATCAAGTAAAAGTACCCGAGGCTTCTCCTGTTTCGGGACTGATCGGACTTGGTTTATTAGGGTCTGTGCTTGCCCTAAAGAAAAAAGTTCAAAGAGTATAA